In Gimesia benthica, a single window of DNA contains:
- a CDS encoding MutS-related protein, whose amino-acid sequence MQAPQNQQNPRTEYEQRLASRAADVQAFVKESDRYSTWRGFVFLAAVGILLASTLGEILSAQWLFVPAITFIVLVILHARCIRRLKRARLAEAYYRTALDRLDDKWIDVRPTGEEYYDPQHMYAGDLDLLGRGSLFQLICAARTKLGEETLARWLLGPAETSVIRARQQSVEELRNELDFRETLELLEAETHSEIEQTHLADWVGQPLISIPAPLQWASMITGIFAALSVISWLFSWTGIAPIVVAIIIQVCLLFFVGPQIRELLSQTDEVRDGLPVLSDVLSLIEQREFNSPHLQAIIAALQTDGVPPSKSIAQLRRYIQGLNNCFRNQFSAPLTILLGIPFHYLSAIERWLKRVGPHCPEWLAAVGEFEALCSLAGHAYEHPTDPFPEIVEPTAGPCFEGTSLGHPLIPEHQVVRNDVTLNSQDRLLMISGSNMSGKSTLMRTVGTNFVLALAGAPVRAVSLRVSPMQAGTAMRVQDSLQQGASLFYQSVARLSAVVHLADAPEPVLFLLDEILQGTNSHDRRIGAQSVIETLIERGGIGIVTTHDLALTEITDLFGDKARNVHFEDQLVDGKMTFDYRMRPGVVEHSNALELMKMMGIQLKEVEIDPES is encoded by the coding sequence ATGCAAGCCCCCCAGAATCAGCAGAATCCCCGGACCGAATACGAACAACGGCTCGCCAGTCGTGCGGCGGACGTACAGGCATTTGTGAAGGAAAGCGACCGCTATTCGACATGGCGGGGCTTTGTCTTTCTGGCAGCAGTCGGAATCCTGCTGGCCTCCACGCTGGGCGAAATCCTGAGCGCCCAGTGGCTCTTTGTGCCCGCGATTACCTTCATTGTACTGGTGATTCTGCACGCCCGCTGTATCCGCCGCCTCAAACGGGCCCGGCTGGCGGAAGCCTACTATCGAACCGCCCTGGATCGCCTGGACGACAAGTGGATTGATGTCCGGCCCACGGGAGAGGAATATTACGACCCGCAACACATGTACGCCGGCGACCTGGACCTGTTAGGGCGAGGCTCTCTGTTCCAGCTGATCTGTGCCGCCCGTACGAAGCTGGGAGAAGAGACGCTGGCCCGCTGGCTGCTTGGCCCGGCTGAGACCAGTGTCATCCGCGCGCGTCAGCAATCCGTCGAAGAGCTCCGCAACGAACTCGATTTTCGCGAGACGTTAGAACTGCTCGAAGCGGAAACCCATAGTGAAATCGAACAGACTCACCTGGCCGACTGGGTCGGGCAGCCCCTGATCTCCATTCCCGCTCCCCTGCAGTGGGCCTCGATGATCACGGGGATCTTCGCCGCACTGTCAGTCATCAGCTGGCTGTTCTCCTGGACCGGAATCGCCCCGATCGTAGTCGCCATCATCATTCAGGTCTGCCTGCTCTTCTTTGTGGGTCCGCAGATCCGCGAACTGCTGAGCCAGACCGACGAAGTCCGCGACGGGCTGCCGGTGCTCTCCGATGTTCTGTCTTTGATTGAACAGCGAGAATTTAATTCGCCGCACCTCCAGGCAATTATCGCCGCACTGCAGACTGACGGCGTTCCTCCCTCAAAGAGCATCGCCCAGCTCAGACGATACATTCAAGGCTTGAACAACTGCTTCCGCAATCAGTTCTCCGCGCCGTTGACGATTCTGCTGGGAATCCCGTTTCACTACCTGAGCGCCATCGAACGCTGGCTCAAACGCGTGGGACCACACTGCCCCGAATGGCTGGCCGCGGTCGGCGAATTTGAGGCCCTCTGCTCCCTGGCCGGCCACGCCTATGAACATCCCACAGATCCGTTCCCCGAAATCGTGGAACCGACAGCTGGTCCCTGTTTCGAAGGAACCAGCCTGGGACACCCCCTGATTCCCGAACATCAGGTCGTTCGCAACGATGTCACACTGAATTCACAGGACCGCCTGCTGATGATCAGCGGTTCGAACATGTCCGGCAAAAGCACACTGATGCGAACCGTGGGTACGAACTTCGTGCTCGCCCTGGCGGGAGCGCCGGTGCGGGCCGTCTCACTTCGCGTCTCACCCATGCAGGCGGGAACCGCGATGCGGGTCCAGGACTCGCTGCAGCAGGGAGCCTCGCTGTTTTACCAGTCGGTCGCCCGGCTGTCAGCCGTGGTGCACCTGGCGGACGCTCCCGAACCCGTGCTGTTTCTGCTCGATGAAATCCTGCAGGGAACCAATTCACATGATCGCCGGATCGGCGCCCAGAGCGTGATTGAAACGCTCATCGAACGGGGCGGAATCGGCATCGTAACGACTCACGACCTGGCGTTAACCGAAATCACGGACCTGTTCGGCGACAAGGCCCGCAACGTGCACTTTGAGGACCAGCTGGTGGACGGCAAAATGACGTTCGACTACCGCATGCGTCCCGGTGTCGTCGAGCACAGCAATGCCCTGGAATTGATGAAGATGATGGGCATTCAGCTGAAAGAAGTCGAAATCGACCCCGAATCCTGA
- a CDS encoding amidohydrolase family protein: MDQVPVIDTHQHLWDLDLFELPWLQLPGMDVLRRSFRMSDYREATRNCPVAKTVYMEVNVHPDLHPKEARYVLELCAQSDNPMSGAVIGGQPGEAGFESYLEEFLGNPFLKGVRSILHDPDRPRGMCLTPQFKQNIQLLGQHDLSFDLCMRPAEYLDAVELVDACPETRFIVDHCGNMSVQPDQQEARAEWESGLRQLAEREQVMCKISGIVATATPETWKPADLKQNIDFCLDTFGEDRVFFGGDWPVCTLTATFETWYEALQWIVQDRSEAFQRKLFHDNAEAFYRL; this comes from the coding sequence ATGGATCAAGTACCTGTTATCGACACGCATCAGCATCTCTGGGATCTGGATCTATTCGAGTTGCCGTGGTTGCAACTGCCTGGAATGGATGTCCTGCGTCGCAGCTTTCGGATGTCCGACTACCGGGAGGCGACACGAAATTGCCCGGTCGCCAAAACGGTTTACATGGAAGTAAATGTTCACCCGGATCTGCATCCGAAAGAAGCTCGCTACGTACTCGAGTTGTGCGCTCAGTCTGACAACCCGATGTCAGGAGCCGTCATTGGGGGGCAGCCGGGCGAAGCCGGTTTTGAGTCGTACCTGGAAGAGTTCCTCGGGAATCCGTTTCTGAAAGGCGTGCGGAGCATTTTACACGATCCGGATCGGCCGCGGGGCATGTGCCTGACGCCTCAATTCAAACAGAATATCCAGCTGCTTGGTCAGCATGATCTGAGTTTCGATTTGTGTATGCGACCGGCGGAGTATCTGGATGCGGTGGAACTGGTTGATGCCTGTCCGGAGACGCGGTTCATCGTGGATCATTGCGGCAATATGAGTGTGCAGCCCGATCAGCAGGAAGCCCGTGCGGAATGGGAATCGGGACTGCGACAACTGGCTGAGCGGGAGCAGGTGATGTGTAAGATTTCGGGAATCGTGGCGACTGCGACTCCCGAAACATGGAAACCGGCAGACCTCAAACAGAACATCGACTTCTGCCTGGACACGTTTGGCGAAGACCGTGTCTTCTTCGGAGGTGACTGGCCTGTCTGTACGCTGACGGCGACATTTGAAACATGGTACGAGGCACTGCAGTGGATCGTGCAGGATCGCTCCGAGGCTTTTCAGCGAAAGCTGTTCCACGACAATGCGGAAGCGTTTTATCGACTTTAA
- the der gene encoding ribosome biogenesis GTPase Der, translating to MAIPKIAIVGRPNVGKSSIFNWIAGHRIAIVDPTAGVTRDRVTYLVHEKERYFELVDTGGIGITDSDDLSEDIERQIQVGIDEADLILFVVDGSMGLAHLDEEVAQRLRSIEKPKILCVNKCDSTRTDDEAAQFFGLTKAPVVLTSVKGNRNRNELINTILDNLPPAEEFEESEGEHLSNPPELKIAIVGRRNVGKSTFINALAESERMIVSEVAGTTRDSVDIRFEFDDKSFLAIDTPGVRKRKSLANDIEFYGLTRAKRSIRRANVVLMFFDSQQTISKVDKQLVAEIEENHKPCIFVVNKWDLARESKMTSEKWDEYLTSQFRTMRHAPVALVTARDSKNIKQVVNLAQTIYKQSRKRVSTGRLNKVVRAAIQNNQPPYSKNRRPKIFYATQVATEPPTIVLKCNDSKLFSESWKRYLSGVLREELPFNEIPIKIYYRSKDLKEDIGPSLDMRDELEEDFEQE from the coding sequence ATGGCCATACCCAAAATTGCCATCGTCGGCCGCCCGAATGTAGGCAAAAGTTCGATCTTTAACTGGATCGCCGGACACCGGATCGCGATTGTCGATCCGACCGCCGGCGTGACCCGCGACCGCGTCACGTACCTCGTACATGAAAAAGAACGCTACTTCGAACTCGTCGATACGGGGGGCATCGGCATTACCGACAGCGACGATCTGTCGGAAGACATTGAACGCCAGATCCAGGTCGGCATCGACGAAGCAGACCTGATCCTGTTTGTTGTAGATGGTTCCATGGGCCTGGCCCACCTGGACGAAGAAGTCGCCCAGCGGCTCCGTTCAATCGAAAAGCCCAAAATCCTCTGTGTCAACAAATGCGATTCCACCCGCACCGATGACGAAGCAGCCCAGTTTTTTGGTCTGACCAAAGCGCCCGTCGTGCTCACCAGTGTCAAAGGGAACCGCAACCGGAATGAACTGATCAACACAATTCTGGATAACCTCCCCCCGGCTGAAGAGTTTGAAGAATCGGAAGGCGAACATCTCTCCAATCCACCCGAACTCAAAATCGCCATCGTCGGTCGGCGGAACGTGGGGAAGAGCACCTTCATCAACGCCCTGGCCGAGTCAGAACGCATGATCGTCAGCGAAGTCGCCGGCACCACGCGGGACAGCGTCGACATCCGATTTGAGTTCGACGACAAATCATTCCTGGCTATCGACACGCCGGGTGTGCGGAAACGCAAGAGTCTGGCGAATGACATCGAATTCTACGGCCTGACCCGCGCCAAACGCAGTATCCGCCGCGCCAATGTGGTACTGATGTTCTTCGATTCCCAGCAGACCATCTCCAAGGTCGACAAACAGCTGGTCGCGGAAATTGAAGAGAACCACAAACCCTGTATCTTCGTCGTGAATAAATGGGACCTGGCCCGCGAAAGCAAAATGACATCGGAGAAGTGGGACGAATACCTGACCAGCCAGTTCCGCACCATGCGGCACGCCCCGGTCGCCCTGGTGACCGCCCGCGATTCGAAGAACATCAAGCAGGTCGTCAACCTGGCACAGACGATCTACAAGCAGTCCCGCAAGCGCGTTTCCACCGGGCGGCTCAACAAGGTCGTGCGGGCGGCGATTCAAAATAATCAGCCCCCCTACTCCAAGAACCGACGTCCGAAAATCTTCTACGCCACCCAGGTCGCCACCGAACCGCCGACCATCGTTCTGAAGTGCAACGATTCGAAACTGTTCAGCGAATCCTGGAAACGCTACCTCAGCGGCGTGCTGCGGGAAGAACTCCCCTTCAATGAGATCCCGATCAAGATCTACTACCGCTCCAAGGATCTCAAGGAAGACATCGGCCCCAGCCTGGATATGCGTGACGAGCTCGAGGAAGACTTCGAGCAGGAGTAG